Part of the uncultured Anaeromusa sp. genome is shown below.
AAAGAAGCAGTGGAAAAGACGAAGCTGCTGCAGCCGGATTTGGTCACGTTGGATGTGGAAATGCCCATTATGGACGGCCTGGAAGCTTTGCGGCTGATTATGCAAGAAACGCCGACTCCGGTAATGATGGTGAGCAGCTTGACTAAAGCCGGTGCGGACGCGACCATGCGTGCACTGGATTTGGGTGCAGTTGATTTTATTGCGAAAACAAATGGTCCTATTTCGAGCATTCAAGATATTCGCCAAGAAATTTTGGCTAAGGCCAGAGAGGCTGTACGTGTAAATGTGCGGCATTTGGCTCGGCCCCAAGCAGCGCCGATTGCGCCGCGAAGCGTGCTTCCCTTTGGAGGCGGCGTTCAAGGAACCGATAAGATTATTGCGATTGGAACTTCAACAGGCGGCCCTAGGGCTCTGCAGGAAATCATTACACGGCTGCCTAAAAATCTTCCCTGTGGGGTACTCATCGTACAGCACATGCCCCCGGGGTTTACTCGATCATTGGCGGAGCGCTTAAATTCGTTGTCTGACGTGCAGGTGAAGGAGGCGGAACCAAACGAACCGATTCGCCCCGGGTGGGTGTACATTGCGCCTGGCGATCACCATATGCGGGTGGAACGAAACGGGGGGCAGAAGATTTTACGTTTAACTCAGGATCCGCTTATCGGCGGACATCGTCCCGCCGTTGATCCGATGTTTGATTCGGTGGCGCAGACGTACGGAAAGCAAACGGTGGCTGTTTTGCTAACCGGTATGGGGCATGATGGGGCGCAGGGAATGAAAAAAATCAAAGAGAACCATGGCTTTACAATTGCAGAAGATCAATCGACATCGGTAGTGTTTGGCATGCCGAAATCGGCGATTGAGCTTGGCGTTGTAGATCGAGTGGTGCCATTGCAAGCGGTTGCTGCTGAAATTATAAAAGCGGTTAGTTTATAACAGTGGAGGTGCAGGGGAAGATGGATATTAATCAGTACATGGGAATGTTCCTGGAAGAATCACGCGAGCACCTGCAAGCACTCAATCAATGCCTGCTGGACTTGGAAAACGATCCATCGAATTTATCCGTTTTAGATGAAATTTTTCGTAGCGCTCATACACTAAAGGGCATGTCGGCTACAATGGGGTTTACGACCATTGCTGAATTAACCCATGAAATGGAAAATGTGCTTGATTTAATGCGTAAGGAGCAGTTGTCGGCTTCGCACGAACTGATCGATACGATCTTCCGCTGTGTGGATACGCTGGAGCAGCTTGTTGAGAATGTAGCTGCCGGCAGCAACGAAACGATCGATATTCAGCCGTTGTTGCAGATGCTTTCTTCTATTGCCAAAGGAGAAGCGCCTGCTGCTGCCAAGGCGGAAATAGCGAAAGCGCCAGCGCCGGTTCAAAAAGCTGCACCACCAGAGGCAGCGCCGGAAAACGAAAAGGAACAGTATTTATTTGCACTGAATGAAGCAGAAGAAAATGTTATTATTGAAGCCCGTTCGCAAGGTGTGCAGGCCTATCAAATTGAAGTTCAGCTTAGTGAAACCTGCCTGTTGAAGTCGGCACGAGCTTATATGTCTATGAGCGCTCTTGATGAACTAGGTGATGTCTTGCGCAGTATTCCTACTGTGGATGAATTGGAAAAAGAAAATTTTGAACGCTCGTTTCAAGTGTTATTGCTTAGCGATGTAGAAGCAGTTAAAGTGGAACAAGCGTTATTGAGCATTTCCGAAGTGGAAAAAGTGACGGTGCTGCCGATTGACTTGATGGAAAAGGCGCCTAAGGCTTCTGAAAATGAAACTGTAGCGGCAGCGGTCACCGCTGACGCAGCTCCTGTTGTAACTCCAACTGCGAAAAAGGCGGCGGAACCGCCTAAAGCAGCAGCGCAGGGAGAAAAGAAAAACAATCGAGGCAGCCAGTCTGTACGCGTGGATATTGACAAGTTGGATTCTCTGCTGAATCTGGTGGGAGAATTGGTTATTAATAAAACCAGGTTGGAGCAGATCGGTATTACGCATCGGCTGACGGATTTGGTGGAAACCATTGAACAAATGGACCGAGTTACGACGGATTTGCAAAATGTCGTTATGAAAGTTCGGATGGTTCCAGTGGGCCAAGTGTTTAACCGTTTCCCCCGTATGGTTCGCGATTTATCGAGGGAACTTAACAAAGAAATTAACTTAATTATCCAAGGGGAAGAGACCGAACTGGACCGCACGGTTATTGATGAAATCGGCGACCCGTTGGTCCATTTGTTGCGTAATTCTATTGACCATGGGATTGAGCATCCGGATGAGCGTGTGGCGAAAGGAAAGAATCCCGTAGGGGAAGTTCGCCTCATTGCCAGCCATGAAGGCAACAATGTAGTGATTTTGGTAGAAGATGACGGCAAAGGGATCAATGCTGAAGTGATCAAGCAAAAGGCTTTGGAAAAAGGCTTAATCACGCAGGCGGAAGCCGATAAGATGGATGCTAACGAGGCCGTGCGGTTAGTCTTCCTGCCGGGATTTTCTACGGCCGAAGTGGTTACCGACGTTTCCGGCCGCGGCGTAGGTATGGATGCCGTTAAAAATAAGATCGAATCTCTCGGCGGCATGGTGGACGTGGAAACAAAGATCAATGAAGGAAGCAAATTCAAAATTCGTTTGCCCTTGACGCTGGCCATTATTCAAGCCTTGCTTGTAGAGGTGGCAAAGGAGATTTATGCGATTCCCTTAGGCTCTATTGATAGTACGATTAATCTGGAGCCAAGCGATATCAAGACCATCCAAAATCGCGAAGTTATTTTATTGCGCGGTCAAATTATTCCAATCATCCGCTTAGGGGATGTTTTGCAGATTCCCCGGATCGCGAGCGAGGATTCCGGTGAGTTGTTTGTCGTTATTGTGCATATGGGAGAGTTCAAGGCAGGGATCATTGTTGACAATCTGATAGGACAGCAAGAAATCGTAATTAAGTCGCTGGGTAAATTGTTGGCCGGAATTAAGGTGATTGCCGGTGCGACGATTCTGGGCAACGGTCAGGTTGCTTTGATTTTGGACATTGGGTCCTTATTGCAGTCTTGAGGAGGCGAAGGCCATGAATGAAGCATTATTTTCCGGTGAGGAAATGCAATTAGTTGTTTTTAAGCTAGGGGCCGAAAACTATGCCGTTAGCATACTGCAGGTACAGGAAATCAAACGTATTACCGATATTACTCGTGTGCCGCAAACGCCGGACTATATCAAAGGGGTTATGAACTTGCGGGGCAGTGTGATGCCTGTAGTCGATCTGACAAAACGTCTCAATTTGCCCAAACAGGAATATACAGATGATACGCGCATTATTATCGTTAAACTAGATGATATCGTAGTGGGTATGATCGTGGACGCTGTCTTGGAAGTAACTGCGTTGGTGAAGGAACAAATTGAGCGGCCGGATGGTATGATGGGCGGCGTAGATGCGCAATTCCTGGATGGAGTTGGCAAGGAAGAGGATCGGTTGCTGATTTTGTTAAACTTGGAAAATACTTTGGGCTTGGGCACGGAAATAAAAGTCGGTTAGGAAAGTTCTAAAGTCTAAACGATGAGGTGAATGTCTTGACAGATGATATCTTAAACCTATCAGGCATGCAATTGGATGCTTTGCGTGAAATTGGCAATGTTGGTGCAGGCAATTCTGCGACTGCCTTATCACAGATTATTCAACGCAAAATTGATATGTCTGTACCTCAGGTTTCAATTTTGCCCTTGGCGGATGTGCCGGATGTAGTTGGCGGGCCGGATGTCATGGTGGCAGGGGTTTACCTTCGCGTTTTTGGTCCGGCGCCAGGGAGTATTCTGTTTTTATTGCCAAGGGAGAGCGCTTTTGCCTTGGTCGACATGCTAATGGGCCGGGAATATGGACATACGGAAACCTTGTCGGCGATGGATGAGTCCGCCTTGATGGAAATAGGCAATATTTTAGCGGGGGCGTATCTGAACGCATTGTCTTTCTTTACCAATTTAACTCTTTTGCCTTCTATCCCAGCCTTGGCGATGGATATGGCAGGCGCGATCTTAAGTGTGATTTTAATTCAATTAGGCCAAATGGGCGACCATGCTCTTGTAATCGAAACAGAATTCAGCAGCGAAGTGGAAGGTGTAAAAGGGCACTTTTTCCTGATTCCCGATCCAGGCTCTCTTAGCATCATTCTTTCAGCGATAGGGGTGAAAGAATAATGGGAGAGCTGATAAAAGTAGGTATGGCGGATTACAAGGTCGGTAAGGCGCCGGCAAGCTTGGTGACCTACGGTTTGGGCTCCTGCATTGGTATTGCTTTTTTTGATGCGGCCACGAAAATTGGAGGCTTGGCTCATATCATGCTGCCGGATAGTAAGCAGGCAAGAGCTTCGGACAACCCGGCTAAATTTGCCGATACGGCGTTGCCGTTGATGTTGGATGACATGTTGAAATTGGGCGCTCAAAAAGGCCGCATTACGGCAAAAATTGCTGGCGGAGCCCAAATGTTTGCTTTTGCTAATGCTACGGATATTATGAGGGTGGGCGAACGAAATGCTGATGCCGTCAAAGCTAAATTGAAGCAAATGGATGTCCGATTGCTCGCAGAAGATACAGGCGGCAACTATGGGAGAACGGTGGAACTGAATTTGGAAAATGGTATTTATTACATTAAAACCATTGATAAGGGGCAAAAGGAATTGTAGCCAGGAGGCCGGAGAGAATGCCAAGGATCTGGATTATTATTATATTGACTGTGCTAGGGGCGTTGGTATCCGGTTTTAGCAGCTTGTGGCAGCACGTTCGTCTGGAAGCGCTTTTTTCTCGTTCTATCATTGGGGCTGTAGTTGGCGGAGCGGTGGCAATTGTGTACTGTATGCTCGTGCAACGCTGGTTTTTGCTTCAAGAAGAGAAAGTGAAAAACGCTTTGCCTTTGAAGCCGCAATCAACCCAATTATCCCAGGAAGAGCTAGGACAGGAAGAAGCGCAGGAAAATTTTCAGCCTCTCGGAGTGGAAGAATGGCAGAATTTACCTAAATAGCAATAGGCCATTAGTGCAGAGGAACAGCCAGCCGAAGGAAAGTTGAAGCGGAATGAGGTAAGGGAGGGGGCCTGCGAAATGCCGACAGAGCAAAAGAGTCAGGCGCAATGGGATACTCTATGGCAGCAATATAAAGCAAGCGGACAAGCGGTATTGCGTGACCAACTCATTGAACATTACCTGCCTCTGGTGCGTTTGGTTGCGGGGCGCTTGGCTATTAGCCTTCCTACGTACGTTGATAGAGACGATTTGATTAGTAATGGCTTTTTTGGTTTGTTGGATGCAATCGAACGTTTTGATATGCA
Proteins encoded:
- a CDS encoding chemotaxis protein CheD, coding for MGELIKVGMADYKVGKAPASLVTYGLGSCIGIAFFDAATKIGGLAHIMLPDSKQARASDNPAKFADTALPLMLDDMLKLGAQKGRITAKIAGGAQMFAFANATDIMRVGERNADAVKAKLKQMDVRLLAEDTGGNYGRTVELNLENGIYYIKTIDKGQKEL
- a CDS encoding chemotaxis protein CheC; protein product: MTDDILNLSGMQLDALREIGNVGAGNSATALSQIIQRKIDMSVPQVSILPLADVPDVVGGPDVMVAGVYLRVFGPAPGSILFLLPRESAFALVDMLMGREYGHTETLSAMDESALMEIGNILAGAYLNALSFFTNLTLLPSIPALAMDMAGAILSVILIQLGQMGDHALVIETEFSSEVEGVKGHFFLIPDPGSLSIILSAIGVKE
- a CDS encoding chemotaxis protein CheW, whose amino-acid sequence is MNEALFSGEEMQLVVFKLGAENYAVSILQVQEIKRITDITRVPQTPDYIKGVMNLRGSVMPVVDLTKRLNLPKQEYTDDTRIIIVKLDDIVVGMIVDAVLEVTALVKEQIERPDGMMGGVDAQFLDGVGKEEDRLLILLNLENTLGLGTEIKVG
- a CDS encoding chemotaxis protein CheA, encoding MDINQYMGMFLEESREHLQALNQCLLDLENDPSNLSVLDEIFRSAHTLKGMSATMGFTTIAELTHEMENVLDLMRKEQLSASHELIDTIFRCVDTLEQLVENVAAGSNETIDIQPLLQMLSSIAKGEAPAAAKAEIAKAPAPVQKAAPPEAAPENEKEQYLFALNEAEENVIIEARSQGVQAYQIEVQLSETCLLKSARAYMSMSALDELGDVLRSIPTVDELEKENFERSFQVLLLSDVEAVKVEQALLSISEVEKVTVLPIDLMEKAPKASENETVAAAVTADAAPVVTPTAKKAAEPPKAAAQGEKKNNRGSQSVRVDIDKLDSLLNLVGELVINKTRLEQIGITHRLTDLVETIEQMDRVTTDLQNVVMKVRMVPVGQVFNRFPRMVRDLSRELNKEINLIIQGEETELDRTVIDEIGDPLVHLLRNSIDHGIEHPDERVAKGKNPVGEVRLIASHEGNNVVILVEDDGKGINAEVIKQKALEKGLITQAEADKMDANEAVRLVFLPGFSTAEVVTDVSGRGVGMDAVKNKIESLGGMVDVETKINEGSKFKIRLPLTLAIIQALLVEVAKEIYAIPLGSIDSTINLEPSDIKTIQNREVILLRGQIIPIIRLGDVLQIPRIASEDSGELFVVIVHMGEFKAGIIVDNLIGQQEIVIKSLGKLLAGIKVIAGATILGNGQVALILDIGSLLQS
- a CDS encoding chemotaxis response regulator protein-glutamate methylesterase, with translation MIRILIVDDSAFMRKLLSDLFTGEKDFVVVDTARNGKEAVEKTKLLQPDLVTLDVEMPIMDGLEALRLIMQETPTPVMMVSSLTKAGADATMRALDLGAVDFIAKTNGPISSIQDIRQEILAKAREAVRVNVRHLARPQAAPIAPRSVLPFGGGVQGTDKIIAIGTSTGGPRALQEIITRLPKNLPCGVLIVQHMPPGFTRSLAERLNSLSDVQVKEAEPNEPIRPGWVYIAPGDHHMRVERNGGQKILRLTQDPLIGGHRPAVDPMFDSVAQTYGKQTVAVLLTGMGHDGAQGMKKIKENHGFTIAEDQSTSVVFGMPKSAIELGVVDRVVPLQAVAAEIIKAVSL